The Sesamum indicum cultivar Zhongzhi No. 13 unplaced genomic scaffold, S_indicum_v1.0 scaffold00165, whole genome shotgun sequence genome includes a region encoding these proteins:
- the LOC105179551 gene encoding uncharacterized protein LOC105179551 — translation MVGETVTETWFGNIWKSSRKSISRESERPVLGIMAFEISRLMWKVVNIWKCLAEKQIVGLRREFADSVGIQKLVSGDDDYLMDLAVAEIIENLGSVFKSVVVLGKKCTEPVYHNLERVFDDASEIDRKWHGWRYKLKKMEKKVKKMERFVAVTEQLYQELEVLAELEQSLRRMRAGGDSGQVKLLEFQQKVVWQRQQVKNFQEMSPWIRTYEYVIRLLLRSIFTIVERIKFVCGTKQAVNVDGSNGYEHVTSDCLIRSSSISAFMQTSVYPSETNPSRFAVHLGRSFSNLGLGGDKSRSKNRKSHNRSHSSIFCGKHHQVKTRILGPVGFTGCMTSTSKSPVVENYTPSCSSSFRLKDVALKDAHVPILYSNISSTKVSFFSSKCCLMNAHPSTLGYAALALHYANLIILIEKLASSPHLISSNARDDLYAMLPASIRASLRAKLKTFPRTLALSVAEWSLAVARILEWLSPLAHNMVRWQSERNFERQRLISGSNVLLVQTLYFANQVETEAAIVELLMGLNYLSRFGREFNQKHSRSRAYDGYMFPRDNMYYKTIDHTSS, via the coding sequence ATGGTGGGAGAAACTGTGACAGAGACATGGTTTGGTAATATATGGAAGAGTTCACGTAAAAGTATATCACGGGAGTCGGAGAGACCTGTGTTAGGAATTATGGCGTTTGAGATATCTCGGTTGATGTGGAAGGTGGTTAATATATGGAAGTGTCTTGCTGAGAAGCAGATTGTTGGGTTGAGACGAGAGTTTGCCGACTCAGTTGGCATTCAGAAGCTTGTTTCGGGGGATGACGATTATCTCATGGATCTTGCTGTTGCCGAGATAATTGAGAATTTGGGAAGTGTGTTCAAGTCGGTCGTTGTGCTGGGGAAAAAATGCACCGAGCCAGTTTACCACAACCTTGAGAGGGTTTTTGATGATGCAAGCGAGATTGATCGCAAATGGCATGGATGGAGATATAAGCTCAAGAAGATGGAGAAGAAAGttaagaaaatggagaggtttGTGGCAGTAACGGAACAACTCTATCAAGAGCTTGAAGTTTTGGCCGAGCTTGAGCAGAGTTTGAGGCGAATGCGTGCTGGTGGAGATTCAGGACAGGTGAAATTGCTGGAGTTTCAACAGAAAGTAGTGTGGCAACGCCAGCAAGTGAAGAATTTTCAGGAGATGTCTCCTTGGATCAGAACGTATGAGTATGTCATCCGACTTCTCTTGAGATCTATTTTCACGATTGTTGAGAGAATCAAGTTTGTTTGTGGGACTAAACAGGCTGTAAATGTTGACGGAAGTAATGGCTACGAGCATGTAACAAGTGATTGCCTGATTCGTAGTAGTTCAATCTCCGCTTTCATGCAAACATCGGTTTATCCATCAGAAACCAACCCGTCTAGATTTGCAGTTCATTTAGGGAGgtcattttcaaatttgggCCTCGGAGGTGACAAGAGTAGATCAAAGAACAGGAAATCCCATAATCGTTCTCATTCATCTATCTTTTGTGGGAAACATCATCAAGTGAAAACTAGAATATTGGGTCCTGTTGGCTTCACAGGATGCATGACCAGCACAAGTAAATCTCCTGTTGTAGAGAACTACACACCATCATGTAGTAGCTCATTCAGGTTAAAGGACGTTGCTCTCAAAGATGCACATGTTCCGATTTTATACAGCAACATAAGTTCCACTAAAGTATCTTTCTTTAGTTCTAAATGTTGTCTGATGAACGCCCATCCATCTACCCTAGGATATGCTGCACTGGCTCTCCACTATGCAAATCTCATCATATTGATCGAGAAGTTGGCTTCATCACCTCACCTGATTAGCTCCAATGCAAGAGATGATCTTTATGCTATGTTGCCTGCATCTATCAGGGCCTCTCTTAGAGCAAAGCTAAAGACATTTCCCAGAACTTTGGCTTTATCTGTCGCTGAGTGGAGCTTGGCAGTGGCAAGGATATTGGAATGGCTGTCTCCACTTGCTCACAACATGGTGAGATGGCAATCTGAGCGGAATTTTGAAAGGCAAAGATTGATTTCTGGGTCGAACGTGCTTCTTGTCCAGACCCTTTACTTTGCAAACCAAGTCGAGACCGAGGCAGCAATTGTGGAACTTCTGATGGGCCTAAATTACCTCTCTAGATTTGGTAGAGAATTTAATCAGAAACATTCCAGGAGTAGGGCGTATGATGGATATATGTTTCCCAGGGATAATATGTACTACAAGACGATCGATCATACGTCGTCATAG